A window of the Roseburia sp. 831b genome harbors these coding sequences:
- the rfbB gene encoding dTDP-glucose 4,6-dehydratase, giving the protein MRTYLVTGGAGFIGSNYIHYMFRKYDNEIRIINVDVLTYAGNLENLKDIEDRDNYTFIKADITDSEAISKIFAENDIDRVVHFAAESHVDRSIKNPEVFVKTNVLGTAVMLNCAKAAWELPDGTFKEGKKFLHVSTDEVYGSLEDDGTSYFYETTPYSPHSPYSASKASSDFLVKAYIDTYHFPANITNCSNNYGPYQFPEKLIPLIINNALQGKKLPVYGDGMNIRDWLYVDDHAKGIDMVQEKGRLGETYNIGGHNEKRNIEIINIIIDTLLEMLPENDPRRANVSKDLITYVEDRKGHDRRYAIAPDKIKAEIGWEPETMFAEGIKKTIAWFFEHEDWMKNVTSGDYQKYYQDMYSNK; this is encoded by the coding sequence ATGAGAACTTATTTAGTAACTGGTGGAGCTGGATTTATTGGATCTAACTACATTCACTACATGTTCAGAAAATATGACAACGAAATCAGAATTATTAACGTTGACGTTCTGACATACGCAGGTAACTTAGAAAACTTAAAAGATATCGAAGATAGAGACAATTATACATTCATAAAAGCCGATATCACAGACAGCGAAGCAATCAGCAAAATCTTTGCTGAGAACGATATCGATCGTGTCGTTCATTTTGCTGCAGAAAGTCATGTTGACAGAAGTATCAAGAACCCAGAAGTATTTGTAAAGACAAACGTACTTGGTACAGCTGTTATGCTAAACTGCGCAAAAGCTGCATGGGAATTGCCAGATGGTACATTCAAAGAAGGTAAGAAATTTTTACATGTATCAACAGATGAAGTATATGGTTCTTTGGAAGATGATGGTACAAGCTATTTCTACGAGACAACACCATATTCCCCACACAGCCCATACTCTGCAAGTAAGGCATCCTCAGACTTTTTGGTAAAGGCATATATTGATACTTATCATTTCCCTGCTAATATTACAAACTGTTCTAACAACTATGGACCTTACCAGTTCCCAGAAAAATTGATTCCACTTATCATCAACAATGCATTACAGGGCAAAAAATTACCGGTATATGGCGATGGTATGAACATCCGTGATTGGTTATATGTAGATGATCATGCAAAGGGAATCGACATGGTTCAGGAAAAAGGTCGTCTTGGCGAAACTTATAACATTGGTGGACATAACGAGAAACGTAACATTGAAATCATCAATATTATTATTGATACATTACTTGAAATGTTACCAGAGAATGATCCTAGAAGAGCAAATGTTAGCAAGGATTTAATTACTTATGTAGAGGATAGAAAAGGTCATGACAGACGTTATGCTATTGCTCCAGATAAAATTAAAGCAGAGATTGGCTGGGAACCTGAGACAATGTTTGCAGAAGGTATCAAGAAGACAATCGCATGGTTCTTTGAACACGAAGATTGGATGAAGAATGTAACAAGTGGCGATTATCAGAAATATTATCAGGATATGTATAGCAATAAATAA
- a CDS encoding glycosyltransferase family 2 protein: MDKVAVLIPCYNESKTIEKVITDFKRVLPEAKIYVYDNNSSDGTAEIAKNAGAIVRYEHMQGKGNVIRRMFREIDAECYIMTDGDDTYPAESAPEMIDKVLNYGADMVVGDRLSSTYFEENKRPFHNFGNSLVRKSINVLFRTEIKDIMTGYRAFSFQFVKSFPVLSKGFEIETEMSIHATDKNMQVENVVIEYRDRPEGSVSKLNTYSDGFKVIRTIIRLFRTYKPMAFFGGVAAILTIIGIAFLIPVLVTFSQTHLVPNFPTLVVCGFTLLAAIQAFFSGLILQTSCQKNRQDFEMELHEIEFRKRNLE; this comes from the coding sequence ATGGATAAAGTAGCAGTACTGATTCCTTGTTATAATGAAAGTAAAACAATTGAGAAGGTAATCACAGATTTTAAACGTGTTTTGCCAGAGGCAAAGATATATGTTTATGATAATAATTCCTCTGATGGAACAGCAGAGATTGCAAAAAATGCAGGAGCGATTGTCAGATATGAACATATGCAGGGAAAAGGAAATGTAATTCGAAGAATGTTCCGGGAGATAGATGCAGAATGTTACATTATGACAGATGGAGATGATACTTATCCGGCAGAGTCGGCACCAGAGATGATTGATAAAGTATTAAACTATGGCGCTGACATGGTTGTTGGAGATCGTTTGTCTTCCACATATTTTGAAGAGAATAAACGTCCATTTCATAATTTTGGAAATTCACTTGTTAGAAAATCTATCAATGTTTTATTTCGTACAGAGATTAAGGATATTATGACAGGATATCGAGCATTTAGTTTTCAGTTTGTGAAATCATTTCCGGTTTTATCAAAAGGATTTGAGATTGAGACAGAAATGAGTATACATGCTACAGACAAGAATATGCAGGTTGAAAATGTTGTAATTGAATATCGTGATAGACCAGAAGGAAGTGTATCAAAATTAAATACCTATTCAGATGGATTTAAAGTAATCCGCACAATTATTAGGTTATTTCGTACCTATAAACCGATGGCCTTTTTTGGAGGAGTTGCAGCGATTTTGACAATTATTGGAATAGCATTTTTAATTCCAGTACTTGTAACTTTTTCTCAGACACATTTGGTCCCGAATTTCCCGACATTAGTTGTTTGTGGCTTTACATTATTAGCAGCAATTCAAGCATTTTTCTCGGGACTGATTTTACAGACAAGTTGTCAAAAAAACCGTCAGGATTTCGAGATGGAATTGCATGAAATTGAATTTCGAAAAAGAAATTTAGAGTAA
- a CDS encoding glycosyltransferase family 2 protein, giving the protein MNQPLVSVCIPAYNNADYIGETIECILKQSYQNLELIIVDDNSKDDTLEKIRVYADKDTRVKIYHNEKNLGMSGNWNYCLSLCEGEFIKLICADDILAPEAIEREVQALLENPSAVMVESDTKLIDLAGKGKGFYKRYPVKGLVNGKKVTRRGFFNKDYFGAPQANTFRKEAYQKIGGFDTKYTYILDYDFFAEIAKLGDIYIIHEPLNFFRVRGDSNTGQVMGDDKEKTNIYVAEHRYLLEKNKDELRLSELEIEISVLIRRFRCFAVSIYLKLFVR; this is encoded by the coding sequence ATGAATCAACCGTTAGTAAGTGTGTGTATTCCTGCATACAACAATGCAGATTACATCGGAGAAACAATAGAGTGTATCTTGAAACAATCTTATCAGAATCTGGAACTTATTATTGTAGATGACAATTCTAAAGATGATACGTTGGAGAAGATTCGTGTCTATGCAGATAAGGATACACGAGTAAAAATTTACCATAATGAAAAAAACCTTGGTATGTCTGGAAACTGGAATTATTGTTTAAGCTTGTGCGAGGGAGAGTTTATAAAGTTAATCTGTGCGGATGATATTTTGGCACCAGAGGCAATTGAAAGAGAGGTACAGGCATTACTTGAAAATCCAAGTGCGGTCATGGTTGAAAGTGATACAAAACTTATTGATTTGGCTGGAAAAGGAAAGGGATTTTATAAGCGATATCCAGTGAAAGGGCTTGTGAATGGTAAAAAGGTTACAAGAAGAGGTTTTTTCAATAAGGACTATTTTGGCGCACCACAGGCCAATACTTTTCGTAAAGAAGCATATCAGAAGATTGGTGGATTTGATACGAAGTATACTTACATTTTAGATTATGACTTTTTTGCAGAGATCGCAAAGTTGGGTGACATCTATATTATACACGAACCATTGAATTTCTTCCGTGTGAGAGGAGATTCGAATACAGGTCAGGTAATGGGTGATGATAAAGAAAAAACAAACATATACGTTGCAGAACATCGCTATCTCCTTGAAAAGAATAAGGATGAATTAAGGTTGTCTGAATTAGAGATAGAGATAAGTGTTCTGATTCGAAGATTTCGTTGCTTTGCAGTATCAATTTATCTGAAACTGTTTGTTAGATAG
- the rfbD gene encoding dTDP-4-dehydrorhamnose reductase, protein MKKILVTGCNGQLGRAIRKEYENDGVEFINTDVVEGDGVVSLDITDVDAVLKLVRETRPDVIINCAAHTNVDKCEEQWDLAYKINALGPRNLSIAATEVGAKMIHVSTDYVFEGNGTRPYTEFDEPHPISAYGKTKWEGEKFVKEFAAKHFIFRTAWLYGDGKNFVKTMLALSETHDELNVVCDQVGSPTSAVELAKLIHHLEPTENYGTFHATCEGDTNWADFTEEIFRKTGKTTKVNHVTSKQYKEMNPASADRPAYSILEDYMLKLTSDYRMADWHDALDVYLKGLEG, encoded by the coding sequence ATGAAGAAGATTTTAGTAACAGGGTGTAACGGACAATTGGGACGAGCTATCCGTAAGGAGTATGAAAATGACGGAGTTGAGTTTATCAACACAGACGTTGTAGAAGGCGATGGTGTAGTATCCCTTGATATTACAGATGTGGATGCGGTATTGAAGCTGGTTCGTGAGACGAGACCAGATGTTATCATTAACTGTGCAGCACATACAAATGTTGATAAATGTGAAGAACAGTGGGATCTTGCATACAAGATTAATGCACTTGGACCAAGAAACTTAAGTATTGCAGCAACAGAAGTTGGAGCAAAAATGATTCACGTGTCTACTGACTATGTGTTTGAAGGAAATGGTACAAGACCATATACAGAGTTTGATGAGCCACATCCAATCAGTGCTTATGGAAAGACAAAATGGGAAGGTGAGAAATTTGTAAAAGAATTTGCTGCTAAACATTTTATTTTCCGTACTGCATGGTTATATGGGGATGGAAAAAACTTTGTAAAGACAATGTTAGCATTGTCTGAGACACATGATGAATTGAATGTCGTATGTGACCAGGTAGGCTCTCCAACAAGTGCGGTAGAACTTGCAAAATTGATTCACCATTTAGAACCGACAGAGAACTACGGAACATTCCATGCTACTTGTGAAGGTGATACAAACTGGGCAGATTTTACAGAAGAAATTTTCCGCAAGACGGGAAAGACAACAAAGGTAAATCATGTAACTTCTAAACAGTACAAAGAAATGAATCCGGCATCTGCTGACAGACCAGCATATTCCATTTTAGAGGATTATATGTTAAAATTGACATCTGATTATAGAATGGCAGACTGGCATGATGCATTGGATGTTTACTTGAAAGGATTAGAAGGTTAA
- a CDS encoding glycosyltransferase family 2 protein has product MEQQKVQILMSTYNGEKYLREQIESLLSQTYSNIEILIRDDGSKDGTISILEEYSQNYPSIKVFKEENIGVVNSFFNLLKKSEAGYIAFCDQDDIWLENKVEKAIQNLQQIKEPALYCSNKILIDADNHVIAENHGKYLSPSFENAVVECICTGCTTVLNQKLAQIIRQNIPKHAMMHDWWCYLVATYHGKVIFDENSYIWYRQHGNNEIGASDKFLDTVKAKAKHLKKSRGKLENQLREFHELYQGDKEKDTLVLDILNTKKFAGKCKMLLHCSFVRQSKLDQIIAKILLLINRLL; this is encoded by the coding sequence ATGGAACAACAAAAAGTACAGATATTAATGTCTACCTACAATGGTGAAAAATATCTGAGAGAACAAATAGAAAGTCTTCTTAGTCAGACGTATTCAAATATAGAAATACTGATTCGAGATGATGGATCGAAGGATGGAACAATATCTATACTAGAGGAATACAGTCAGAACTATCCGAGTATAAAGGTTTTCAAAGAGGAGAATATTGGAGTTGTTAATAGTTTTTTTAACCTTTTGAAAAAAAGTGAGGCGGGTTATATCGCATTTTGTGATCAGGATGATATTTGGCTTGAAAACAAGGTTGAAAAAGCAATCCAGAATTTACAGCAAATAAAAGAACCTGCATTGTACTGCAGTAATAAAATTTTAATTGATGCAGATAATCATGTTATAGCAGAAAACCATGGAAAATATTTGTCTCCATCATTTGAAAATGCAGTTGTAGAGTGTATTTGTACAGGGTGCACAACTGTATTAAACCAGAAATTAGCACAAATCATTAGACAAAACATACCAAAACATGCTATGATGCATGACTGGTGGTGTTATTTGGTGGCAACGTATCATGGGAAGGTAATATTTGACGAAAATTCCTATATTTGGTATCGCCAACATGGTAATAATGAGATTGGTGCAAGTGATAAGTTTTTGGACACTGTAAAGGCCAAAGCAAAACATTTAAAAAAGAGTAGAGGTAAACTAGAAAATCAATTGCGTGAATTTCATGAACTATATCAGGGGGATAAAGAAAAGGATACCTTGGTTCTTGATATATTGAATACAAAGAAATTTGCAGGTAAGTGTAAGATGTTGCTTCATTGTTCTTTTGTAAGACAAAGTAAATTAGATCAAATAATTGCGAAAATTTTATTATTGATAAATAGATTACTGTAG
- the leuA gene encoding 2-isopropylmalate synthase, protein MLNYQRYRKNPVLSYPEREWPDKEIEKAPTWCSVDLRDGNQALIEPMNVDEKVEMFQLLLKLGFKEIEIGFPAASQIEYDFLRKLVNEHMVPSDVKVQVLTQCRQELIDKTFEAIEGIENVIVHIYNSTSTLQREVVFHKNREEIIKIAVDGTRMVKEKMKDFPGNIQLEYSPESFTGTEMDFALEICTAVQKEWNHANDFPIIFNLPATVEMNTPNVYADQIEWMNKHFEDRDQVILSIHPHNDRGTGVAATELALLAGAQRVEGTLFGNGERTGNVDVLTVAYNMFSQGINSNLNIENINEIIDIYERCCKMGVGMRHPYGGKLVFTAFSGSHQDAINKGVQALQEKGSEIWEVPYLPIDPADIGRKYEPVVRINSQSGKGGVAFVMDTVYGYKLPKEMQREFADVIQKISERQGGEVPPAAIMQAFRTEYLESKAPFEFQKLKVVESEESDDVHVELAFKYMGEQMHSVAEGNGPIDAVKLAIRQCVSAVDIKVLNYWEHALSEGSHAKAAAYIQMRDNRTGKVTFGVGVSSNITHASIKGVFSALNRLAK, encoded by the coding sequence ATGCTAAATTATCAGCGATATCGAAAAAATCCGGTTCTTTCTTACCCTGAGAGGGAATGGCCAGATAAGGAGATTGAAAAAGCACCAACCTGGTGTTCCGTAGACCTTCGAGATGGAAATCAGGCGCTCATCGAACCGATGAATGTAGATGAAAAAGTAGAGATGTTCCAGCTTCTTTTAAAACTTGGATTCAAAGAAATTGAGATTGGCTTTCCGGCTGCATCCCAGATTGAGTATGATTTCCTTCGAAAATTAGTCAATGAACATATGGTTCCATCAGATGTCAAGGTTCAGGTTTTGACACAGTGCAGACAGGAACTGATTGATAAGACTTTTGAGGCAATCGAGGGAATTGAAAATGTGATTGTGCATATTTATAATTCCACCTCGACCTTGCAAAGAGAGGTTGTATTCCATAAAAACCGCGAAGAAATCATAAAGATTGCGGTGGACGGAACGAGAATGGTAAAGGAAAAGATGAAGGATTTTCCAGGGAATATCCAGCTTGAATACTCCCCTGAGAGCTTTACCGGAACGGAGATGGATTTCGCATTAGAAATCTGTACAGCAGTTCAGAAAGAATGGAATCATGCGAACGATTTCCCAATTATTTTCAATCTTCCTGCAACCGTTGAAATGAACACGCCAAATGTCTATGCAGATCAGATTGAATGGATGAATAAACATTTTGAGGACAGAGACCAGGTGATTTTAAGTATTCATCCGCACAATGACCGCGGAACAGGCGTTGCAGCAACAGAGTTAGCCCTTCTTGCAGGAGCACAGCGAGTAGAGGGAACCCTCTTTGGAAATGGTGAAAGAACAGGAAATGTTGATGTCTTAACCGTAGCTTACAACATGTTTTCACAGGGAATCAATTCGAACCTGAATATAGAAAATATCAACGAAATTATTGACATATACGAAAGATGTTGTAAAATGGGTGTCGGCATGCGTCATCCGTATGGCGGTAAATTAGTGTTTACTGCTTTCTCTGGTTCCCACCAGGATGCAATCAATAAAGGTGTTCAGGCATTACAGGAAAAAGGATCTGAAATCTGGGAGGTTCCATATCTACCGATTGATCCTGCGGACATTGGAAGAAAGTATGAGCCGGTTGTCCGAATTAACAGCCAGTCTGGAAAAGGTGGTGTTGCATTTGTGATGGATACCGTGTATGGATACAAACTTCCAAAAGAGATGCAGCGGGAATTTGCAGATGTCATTCAAAAGATTTCAGAAAGACAGGGTGGAGAAGTGCCACCGGCTGCGATTATGCAGGCATTCCGTACAGAATATTTAGAGTCCAAAGCTCCATTTGAATTCCAGAAACTAAAGGTTGTGGAATCAGAAGAGAGTGATGATGTTCACGTAGAACTTGCTTTTAAGTATATGGGCGAGCAGATGCACTCCGTTGCAGAAGGAAATGGACCGATTGACGCAGTCAAACTTGCTATCAGACAGTGTGTCAGTGCGGTTGACATAAAAGTGCTGAATTACTGGGAACATGCACTCAGCGAAGGTTCCCATGCAAAAGCAGCAGCTTATATTCAGATGCGCGATAATAGAACCGGAAAAGTAACATTTGGTGTTGGAGTAAGCTCCAATATCACACATGCTTCTATTAAGGGCGTGTTTAGTGCACTGAACAGGTTGGCGAAGTAG
- a CDS encoding HPr family phosphocarrier protein yields the protein MVKQRVTIQNPTGLHLRPAGILCKEAMQYKSHVTFRYGDNIANAKSVLSVLGACIKSGDEIELICEGEDEEEALKHIIEQIENGLGE from the coding sequence ATGGTAAAGCAGAGAGTAACAATCCAAAATCCGACAGGACTTCATTTAAGACCTGCTGGAATTTTATGTAAGGAAGCAATGCAATATAAGTCTCATGTTACCTTTCGTTACGGTGATAATATTGCGAATGCAAAAAGTGTATTAAGTGTATTAGGCGCATGCATCAAATCCGGAGATGAAATCGAATTAATCTGTGAGGGAGAAGATGAGGAAGAGGCGTTAAAACATATCATTGAACAGATTGAAAATGGATTGGGAGAATAG